A single window of Gemmatimonadaceae bacterium DNA harbors:
- a CDS encoding AraC family transcriptional regulator: MHPSVPKTGGIFEGFAIELVDAEAKTRVRRANSLARHRWATITSHESAIAGVLAALRLDPCADWDLASMAKRAIMSRFHFSRVFKETTGISPERFLAALRIELAKKLLLGTSTSVSSICFGVGYRSLGTFTRLFSEFVGIPPSGFRKLRDDFFSRSVEEHLQGHFVRPAMNRLVSRLRGSLHLPADFVGGAFVGLFESPIPKRHPLSGVLLLSGGRFELDGGAAPTTAYLLAVGFPDLTDTMAFLLPPQASILVASRCVEKQTLGPSNSYDLYPRALHTFDPPILIALPLLLEAPTDRFAK, encoded by the coding sequence GTGCACCCCAGCGTTCCAAAGACCGGCGGAATTTTCGAGGGCTTCGCTATCGAGTTGGTGGATGCAGAAGCGAAGACTCGCGTGCGGCGCGCGAACTCCTTGGCCCGTCACCGTTGGGCGACGATCACCTCTCACGAAAGCGCGATCGCGGGGGTTCTCGCTGCGCTGCGGCTCGATCCATGCGCCGATTGGGATCTCGCGAGCATGGCGAAAAGGGCGATCATGAGTCGCTTTCATTTTTCGAGAGTCTTTAAGGAAACGACCGGCATCAGCCCTGAAAGGTTTCTCGCCGCGCTCCGAATCGAGCTGGCGAAGAAGCTGCTCCTGGGTACATCCACCTCAGTATCTTCGATTTGCTTCGGGGTAGGTTACCGATCGCTTGGGACATTCACGAGATTATTCTCGGAATTCGTGGGAATACCGCCAAGCGGGTTCAGGAAGTTGCGAGATGACTTTTTCAGCCGGAGTGTTGAGGAGCACTTACAAGGCCACTTTGTGCGCCCCGCCATGAATAGACTAGTGTCGCGACTCCGCGGCTCGCTTCATCTCCCTGCTGATTTCGTGGGCGGTGCCTTCGTGGGGCTGTTCGAATCACCGATTCCGAAGCGGCATCCCTTGAGTGGGGTTCTTCTCCTCAGCGGAGGCCGGTTCGAACTCGACGGGGGCGCGGCCCCGACGACGGCATACCTACTTGCGGTCGGCTTTCCAGACTTAACCGATACCATGGCTTTTCTTCTCCCACCACAAGCGAGTATCCTAGTCGCGTCCCGATGCGTTGAGAAACAGACTCTCGGTCCATCCAATTCGTACGATCTCTACCCCCGGGCACTTCACACCTTCGATCCGCCGATTCTGATCGCGTTGCCCCTTTTGCTCGAAGCTCCGACGGACAGGTTCGCAAAATAG
- a CDS encoding IS3 family transposase has translation MIDGIFATRAEGSELFEFVEIWYNRQRRHSSLGYRTPAEFERELLNAG, from the coding sequence CTGATCGATGGAATCTTCGCTACGCGCGCTGAAGGGAGTGAGCTATTCGAATTCGTCGAGATCTGGTACAATCGGCAGCGGCGGCACTCATCGCTTGGCTATCGCACGCCAGCGGAATTTGAGAGGGAACTTCTGAACGCCGGCTAA
- a CDS encoding DUF6073 family protein has protein sequence MPARRKKGSGHQIQWGPQVNLTGLKDHYAGTKAKPYTVPPGGIDNLALHSTDIFTIPGKGEFTVDFSGYFRVARDNPTTKNWTTFELLVNIIDLKLNGENRDIGPIAVSLNPDILSSGQIFPATSPQGAAKCRIATGVVFDLPQVGISVFNKEPILLMNEHVTSIPPVDDPNGHALLFMLPLFDRKDPSGKPLAYLTSLRYGADNYITESKARSFQASGRKTN, from the coding sequence ATGCCAGCACGTCGCAAAAAGGGGAGTGGTCATCAGATACAATGGGGACCCCAAGTTAATTTAACCGGATTGAAAGATCATTATGCGGGGACAAAAGCGAAGCCGTATACGGTTCCGCCAGGAGGAATTGACAATCTTGCTCTCCATTCGACGGATATTTTCACAATTCCCGGTAAGGGGGAGTTCACCGTTGACTTCTCGGGCTACTTCCGGGTTGCTCGCGACAATCCGACGACAAAGAATTGGACGACCTTTGAACTCCTCGTAAACATCATCGATCTGAAACTAAATGGAGAGAATAGAGACATAGGGCCGATAGCCGTTAGCCTCAATCCAGATATTCTTTCATCTGGACAGATTTTCCCGGCAACATCGCCACAAGGGGCTGCAAAATGCAGGATTGCGACGGGAGTAGTCTTTGACTTACCCCAGGTTGGCATCAGTGTCTTTAACAAAGAGCCGATACTGCTAATGAATGAACATGTCACATCAATTCCACCCGTAGACGACCCCAACGGACACGCTCTGCTCTTTATGTTGCCCCTTTTTGATCGGAAGGATCCATCCGGAAAGCCTCTGGCATATCTCACTAGCTTACGGTATGGAGCAGACAATTACATTACCGAATCAAAGGCTAGGTCTTTTCAAGCATCCGGACGCAAGACTAATTGA